In Fusobacterium nucleatum, the genomic stretch TATATGCACTCTGACATTGATACTTTGGAAAGAATTGAAATAATAAGAGCTTTAAGAAAAGGTGAAATTGATGTTATAATTGGAATTAACCTTTTAAGAGAAGGGCTTGATATTCCAGAAGTTTCATTGGTTGCAATTATGGAAGCAGATAAGGAAGGTTTTTTAAGAAGTAGAAGGTCTTTAGTTCAAACAATAGGAAGAGCTGCAAGAAATGTTGAAGGTAGAGTAATTTTATATGCAGATATTATGACAGATTCTATGAAAGAAGCCATAACTGAAACTGAAAGAAGAAGAAAAATTCAAAAGGAATATAATGCCTATAATCATATAGACCCAAAGAGCATTATAAAAGAGATAGCGGAAGATTTAATTAATTTAGATTATGGTATTGAAGAAAAGAAATTTGAAAATGATAAAAAAGTTTTCAGAAACAAAACAGATATTGAGAAGGAAATAACTAAACTTGAAAAGAAAATTAAAAAGCTTGTTGAGGAATTAGACTTTGAACAAGCAATAGTTTTGAGAGATGAGATGTTAAAATTAAAGGAATTGTTATTAGAATTTTAAAAAAAATTAAAAATGAGACTATTGTAAACATTATAAATGAACAATAGTCTCATTTTTAATTTTTCATATTATTTGAGAGTTCTAACCAAACTTCATTATTTTTATATGGAATACAATCCTGTACCCAATACCACCAAAAATATCCCCCAACATAATTAGTGGTATATTTTGGCATAGAATAATAGTGATTAATCATTTTTATTTTACTTTGTTTAGTAGCATTTTGAGCAGAATTTCCACATTCTCCAATTCCTAACTTAGAAATTGGAAATATTTTTTCAAGATTAGTAAAAACTTCTTTCCATTTAGGTTGAAAATTATCATTATCATCCTCATAATAACTGACAAAAACATAATCTAATCCACTCTTCATATCCTTAGGAATATATTTTACTAACCAATTTTCCATAGAAATTTTATTCTCTTCTGGTGGAAAATAGTATGGAGTTAAAGCAGTAATACCATTTTTATTTTTAATAAATTTATAGGCTGAATAAATTTTTTTGGCTGTAAATTTTGGAGATTCTTTTATCCATTCTTCTCCATTTACTTCATTTCCAATTTCCCATATATCAACATAATCTTTCAAATATTTATATGAATCTTCAAAACGCTTTCTATAACTTTCTACATTTTTATAAGAACTCATTTCAAAAGAATCAACAGGTTGTGCCATAATATAAGCAACTTTATGAACTTTACTAAATAAAGAAACATAGTCTTTTGGCTTTATATCTTTTGACATAACAATACGAACAACAGGTTTAATAGGTAAATTTTTTATTCCATCTATTATATCTTCTATTTTTACATCATCATACCAACCATCATCAATAGTTATACCATATAGTTTTTCTTGTGCTTTAATTTCAGTAGCAAGCAAATTTGATGAAAAATTAAAGAAAAAATAAAATATGAATAAGTAAAATGATGACTTTAAATATTTTAACATAACTGCAAAACTCCTTGATATTAGTCTATAAGTTCAGGATTAATGAAAGGTATGACTACTTCACAAACTTCATCTTTTTCATTAAGCCCCCATAAACTCATATAATAACCATCTCCAAAACCAGTTTCAAACATTGCAATTTTATGATGTGTTTCAGGAATTTCCCAGTATATAAAATTCCCACTATTTGTTTGTATTTCAGAATATTTTTTATAGCTTTCTTCAAAAAATTTATTAAAATAATCATTATAATAATTTTTATTAGGATTATCTTTTTGCCAATCATACCAAAATTTAGTATATTCTTCTACAACAGAAGCATCACAAAAACTTGCTAGTCCTGCATCTACACCAAAACCATTTAAAATATGAGAGTCCTCTATTGTATATCCTTTTGGCATAGTAAATTCATAATGAACAACCTTATCATTTTTTACTTTTAATTTTGCTCCAATTATTCTTTTATATAGAGTTTTTGAATCACAAATTGCAAGTTCAACTTCATATTTTCCTATTGGTATAGTTCTATTAAGAATTTGTCTGTATTTTTCACTATGTAAATAATAAAATGGGTCAGCAATAATTATTTCTCCTGTTGGAAAATCAACATCTCCAACAGTAAATAAAGTTATTTTATCAGATTTTGTAAAAAGTTTTTCTATGGTGTCTTTTGAATATTCATTTTTCTTTAAAAACTCTAAGTTTTTTTCAAAAGCTACCATAAAAGGAGATTTTACTTTTTCTCTTATTTGCTCATTAGTTTTTGAATTGATAAAATATTTTTCTCCATTCTCATTTATAAAAATTAAATCAGTTCCTATGGGCATTTCATATACATTTAAAACAGTAGGCTCTATATTTACCAAAGTATTTAAGTCTACAATAGCAAGATTCTTAGGATTATTTACATAGTCATCATTATCCTTATCACCAAAAGCCATCCAACCAGTGTCAATATTATTAATAGGTTCTTCACGAAATAACCATCTTAATTTAGTTTCTCCATTCATTAAAGATTTTGTTATAATACAAGAACCTGCATTTTCAATATATTTTTTCATTGTTGCTTCTCCAATTTTTACATTTTGTTATCATCAATTTTTTTCATTTTAGCAAATCTATCTTCTGATTTATAAGCAGAGATAAATGCAATTATAAATCCAAGAATTAAAATACCACCATTAACTAATAAATCTCTTGTAAAAGCAGATTTTATATCTGGAATTTCAAGAATAATTTGAGGAGCTTCTTTAAGAACTTCCATAAAAGTTACTATATACTCTTCCTTATAAAGACTATATAATCTCCAAGTATATTCTAAGAAAGTTGCTATAAATAGTGAAATTGCTAATAAAATAAAAATGATAAAAGCAGATATCACTGAAATTTTTCCAGCTAAATGTTTGTATCCAGAAAAAGCAGTAGCAGTTAAAAATGCAGGAATTGCCCATACATAATAACCAGCTATTCCAACAAGGATATAAGCTATAATTCCAACTAAAGCAATTCCAATTACAGCTAAAATACCTAAAATAAAATTTTCTTTTTTATTAATATTTTCTTCTTTTTTTAATTCTAAATCTTCTGATTTCTTTTTATATTCAGAGTCAGTCAGATAAAAATATTTTTGACCTACTTCAACAATGGATAAAGTAGAATCGTTAGTTCCATCAAGAAATCCACCAGTTGAAAAATCATTTCTTTTTAAATTAGAAATAACAGTTTCTATAATTTCATCAAATTTTTTTCTGTTTGAAGATGTAAAGAAAGGAATTTTGTATGAAATAGTTACAGTAGCATCTTCAGTTGTAATTTTTGCTTTTTTTAAATTAGGTTCATCTTTTAATATCTCAATCAAAGATTTATGAGTGTCCTCTTTATGAGCACCTATTGTTATAGAACATTTTTTTTCATAGAAATTTACACTAATTAAACACCAATAACCTTTTAATTTGCCAGCATACCAAAAATTATTATATTTTGGTTTTAGTTTTTTAAGTTGATATTCTGTTTCTAAAAATTTAAAATTTGCCATTTTTACTCCCTCCAAAAAATATTATTACTTTACTTTTTAATAAAAGATTTACCTTCTTTTAACATATTAACTAATTCAGCTTCTGATACTTTCCTAGTTGCACCGACTGAAACAATAATAGTTAATTCAGATTTACTATTGTCAAAAGTATGTATATTATACTCATAATCTTGAGTATCAGCTTCTTCATGAGAAACTATTAATGTTTGTTCATCTTTGTATATTGTTTTCCAATCATGATTAAGATAATATTCTTCCAATTTATCTAATTTATGAGGGTTATTATAATCTATTTTAAGCATCTTTTCCACAGAAAAAATCCTAAATATGTCACTATCTTCATTTTTATCAGTAAATTCAATAGAATTTTCATCTTCTTTTTCTATATTATATTCAGAAGATATTTTCTCTTTATCAATAAATTCCCCTATACCACTTTCTTTGCCACAAGCTACAAAAGTTAAACCTAATAAAATTAAAAAAAATGCTATTATTTTTTTCATATTAATCTCCTTGTATATTTTTTGTCTTTGAAAAGTATATCATTTTTTTATAAAAAGGTAAAGAAAAAAGAGGAGTTATAAAATCTCCCTTTAATCAATATTCATAATATTTAAAATTTTTTTCTTATAAAATAATCTTTGAACATCAATATCTTCATTAGGATTAATTTCAATTTTAATCTCTCCAATTATTTCTCCTGGTTTATTTCCCAAGATATATATTCTATCACTTAAAAATACAGCCTCTTCAATATCATGAGTTATAAGCAGTGTTGTCAAATTAAACTCTTTCTTTAAATCAAGATACCATTTATGTAATTCTTTTTTAGTTATAGCATCAAGAGCAGAAAAGGCCTCATCTAAAAGAAAAAATTTTCTTTTAAACATATAAGTTCTAATAAGAGCTACCCTTTGCCTCATTCCTCCACTTAATTGTTGAGGATATTTATTGGCATATTTATCTAAATTGAATTGTTTTAAAATTTTATTTCCTTCTTCAAGAGCTTCTTTCTTATTAACTTTTGCTATGATTAAAGGTAAAATTACATTACTGATTATAGTTTTATGTTCAAAAAGTAAATCTTTTTGTAACATATATGCAACCTTACCTATATAATCATCACTACCATTGATAGTGATTTCTCCTGTTTGTTTTTTTAAAACACCAGCAATCAAGTTAAAAAGAGTAGATTTTCCAACCCCACTACTACCAACAATAGCAATTATTTCATTTTCATTGACATGAATATTTATATCTTTTAGAATAGGACTATTTCCAAAAGAATAAGATAAATTTTTAACCTCTAATATATTTTTCATTTTTTTCCTTTATTCTAAATAATCATTTGAAAAACCTGTGTTTTCAGGAATAGGATTTTTAGTCAATCCTTTTTCATTTAACCAGTTATAGAAAGCATTCC encodes the following:
- a CDS encoding immunity protein Imm33 domain-containing protein, with product MKKYIENAGSCIITKSLMNGETKLRWLFREEPINNIDTGWMAFGDKDNDDYVNNPKNLAIVDLNTLVNIEPTVLNVYEMPIGTDLIFINENGEKYFINSKTNEQIREKVKSPFMVAFEKNLEFLKKNEYSKDTIEKLFTKSDKITLFTVGDVDFPTGEIIIADPFYYLHSEKYRQILNRTIPIGKYEVELAICDSKTLYKRIIGAKLKVKNDKVVHYEFTMPKGYTIEDSHILNGFGVDAGLASFCDASVVEEYTKFWYDWQKDNPNKNYYNDYFNKFFEESYKKYSEIQTNSGNFIYWEIPETHHKIAMFETGFGDGYYMSLWGLNEKDEVCEVVIPFINPELID
- a CDS encoding ATP-binding cassette domain-containing protein; protein product: MKNILEVKNLSYSFGNSPILKDINIHVNENEIIAIVGSSGVGKSTLFNLIAGVLKKQTGEITINGSDDYIGKVAYMLQKDLLFEHKTIISNVILPLIIAKVNKKEALEEGNKILKQFNLDKYANKYPQQLSGGMRQRVALIRTYMFKRKFFLLDEAFSALDAITKKELHKWYLDLKKEFNLTTLLITHDIEEAVFLSDRIYILGNKPGEIIGEIKIEINPNEDIDVQRLFYKKKILNIMNID